The Xiphias gladius isolate SHS-SW01 ecotype Sanya breed wild chromosome 17, ASM1685928v1, whole genome shotgun sequence genome includes the window AGACAATGAGGATGAAAACAAAGAGCAAGAGCAGCCAAGCGTTCCTCGAGATATCGAAGAGGATAATGAGAAAGACTTAGCCACGGCACCCGGCAGAGAAAGTCAGTGTCCGGATGAAGCAGTTTCTGTGCTCGAGAAAGAGCTACCACATGCAAAGATTGAGCATGTAGATGGAAAGCATGAGTCACAGCGGGTGTTAGAACCTGAGAGCAGTAACTtagagcaggagcaggagcaggaggaagtgAACGGCATCGAGGATGTTCATTCAGAGGAGGACATTGTGTTTGAGCTGTGTGAAGAAACCGAAGAGAAAGGACAGTTTCACAGTGACTGCCCTTCAGTTTCATCCcctaaaactttatttacagaagTGAGGGATCCGCTGGTGACACAGGCATGTTTAAAGCTACAGAGTAATGACGAGCTATGTGAGTCACAAGCTTGCCAGCCAGTGTCTATGATGCATAGAGAAAAGTCAGCTCCACAGGAAATAGTCAATTGTGAAGAAATTGCTCAGTTCAAAGTAGACTCTGTAATCTGCAAGACTGAAAATACCTCAGACCCACAAGATTCACACCTTGAgttctccttccctcctcctgccAAGAAAACTTGCAGCACATCACAGGACGTTGTACCAGACTATTGCCCCTCACcgaaattacaaagaaaaatgtcaaggAAGATGATCAGTAAGCCTGAAAAATGGTCTCTACTGACTGATTTGTCAGATCTTACAACACAGCTGTTTCCGCCCATAGAAATACCCAAGCCACTTCAGCCTAAGCCTCCTTTACTGGATAACACTCAAGGTCATTGCTCAAAAGTACCAGACTCGAAGTCGGAGAACTCTGAAGATCCAGATGCTCTAACAGTTCCCACATACAGTCCAGCCAGTACGCGTCAGGATGGGAGTGGCTCAAATGAAACTGTAGAACAAACTGTTAAGCCAAAACACTCAAAGAAGCCCCCTGATTCAGAGACTCAAAGCCACACGTGTGCAGTGAACATAGCCACACAGGCTGAGGTTGATGAGCAAAAACCTGAGCTGACAGACACTGTCCCAAACGGCTCTGGGTCAAGCTCATGGGCCAGGCCAGCAGGGGAGCCCACCATCACTGTAGAAGCAGAGTGCATGTACGGAGACTTTGAACAGGCGATGGACCACCTTCGCAACCGCCTAATCGCCACCCACAACCCAGAGGAGATCCGGGGAGGGGGCCTGCTAAAATACAGCGACCTGCTGGTGAGAAACTTCAGGCCAGCTAGCGAGACAGAGATCAAGTCCTTGGAGCGTTACATGTGCTCCCGCTTCTTCATCGACTTTCCTGATGTAAGTGAGCAGCAGCGGAAGATCGAGGCCTACCTGCAGTGCCATTTCATTGGCAACGAGGAGACAAGCAAGTACGACTACCTGATGACCCTGCGACGCGTGATAGATGAAAGCACGGTGTGTTTGATGGGACATGAGAGGAGACAAACACTCAATATGATCACAGTCCTGGCCCTGAGGGTGTTGGGCGAGCAGAATGCCATCCCCAACACGGCCAACGTTACCTGCTTCTATCAGCCGGCTCCGTACATGACAGAGCCGATTTACAGCAGCTTCTTCATCACCCAGGCCCAGCCCCCACTCGTCTACCACCCCTACCCTCTACACGTCCACATGCAGACTGGCCTAGTGTAGCTGCAGTGACATGCCCACAGGGAGGCATGTAGGCTTTCAGCATGGTGCTCTGCACGCAGCGGCACTAATGGAAGTTTTAACAACAGGCAACCGTGGCGTAGTGTTGTTTAATGCTTTGAAATCCCTCCTGCTTATGACGTGAAAGGTCATGAAAGGTCAGAACTGAAAGGGGTCTGGAGGCAAAGCACGTCACCCTTTCAAGATGAAGACttttgaaaaggaaagaaacgCTAAGAGCCCACTTTTCAGAGGGCTCGGAGATAGGTTTTCATTGAAGTGGAGGGACTGTGTTTACTGCCGTTTCAGCTCATTTTGGGCGGGGATCTGTACTGGTCCTACTCCCCTGTTGAGGAGAATATTGCAATGTAATAATTCTCTATGGCTACAAGATTAACTTATATAAAACCTAATCTCAGAAACACCTGTTAGCAACAAAAATCTTAGTTTGGATAAAGTTTGAATAATGATAAATTGTTAACGTTTCCTAGGGGTTAAAAACGCATATAGCAGTTTTGTGAATCATCATTCTCTGTAGAGTAAAATTCAGCACGTGGCTATACCTGTGTATTCACTGTATAGAAAGAGGACACCAAACATACATGAGCAGAATTTGCTGTGGTATTTCCATTATCTCATAAGTTCCGTATTGTGAGTGTAAACACCTCATTTCAAAGGTAGAAACAAGAGATCCCGGGTCCAGTTCCCTTAGGGAGTGTATGAATTTTTTTGGGATGGTGAAGAGGGCTGAACCTTATATttcactttgtaaaaaaaacaaaaaaacaaagtcccTGAAAACCGATCGGCAGTATTTCtacaaacatgaaatattcatgacaaaataaaacagtctggaaaatcatctttattttatgtttattaacTGGCAACACgagcaaaaaaccaaacaactcTCAACAGAGTTTGAGTCAGATGTTGTGAAATTCTGATTGGTTTACATAAATACATGGCCGCCTTATTCCAACACCACACCGCCCgcttcaaaccagtgagaaaaccacctacaaaaacagaaacacataaatctctcgtgaaaaaaaaacaaaacggttCAAACTTGGGCACAAAAATGTGCCTTCATGTAGGAGCTCATTACTCTTAATAAAAACCTAATTGAGGAAGTGTGCTTTCAGGgcctttaatattttctttgcacataaaaaaaaatgtaactatcAACAGCTGAAAGAGCTCaaaaattaaagctaaaagctgaaaaatattaaatattaaataatatataaaaataataaaaatttagtGCATGTAGTCGTACTTTGCACTGTAATGATTCAACATAGTGCTAGAAGTTATGAACTTGGAACTGTGCCCCTATCTCCCTGAATTCATCCTGCATTGGACAAATAAACTCTTATATTCCTCATCAGAGAAACATCACAAGGATTTGCCTCCTGATGGCAATATGAAGAAAGCCTTGGCTGTCTTGTCTtcaattttgaataaaatatattcacaAATCTAGGGTTGTACACAAAGTTGCCATTTCCATCTTCAACAGACTGAATAGACTTTGTGGATTACATGGTGACAGTCATTTGTTGTTGTGGACGTAGTGAATGTCACTTCTGTCGGGATTTGGTCTGCCATTGTGTGCAAAAATGTTAGTGCACATTTCAGTTATTCAAGCAGTCTACGATGCAGCCAGCAGTTATGACGCTCTGTCCCtctatgtttgtttattgtgtttgcatagctacagtacatgtactcagtatttttttttttaaaaacaaaacaaaaagataatgTAAGGACAGGTTTGGATATGTGGGCTGTTCAGACTAAATCTGAGACTGAAGCACAATGTAAATGCACATAGCTGTTGTTGACTAAATAAAGCTTTTCAGACTTGCTTGTATAGAATACTGTGTACGGTAGTCCCCTATGTAGCTTCAAAGTGATGTATCTATCTTGAGACTTTGAGTATGTTATGTATTGTTAAGGAACTGTTTCACCAGTGGAGAATGTCAAATATTCCTGTTATGATATCTAGTTGCTCAGATTGTTGTGCTATTGTGATAATAAATGTAACAACTGGTTTTTGTCTGGAGTCTTCTCTTGCTGGTCTGAGTTACACTGTTaccagtttattttcattaagcTGCAAGGCCAGCCCTTTGTACAACTGTCTTTGCActcaattttaattaaatgatggACGATAATTACATCTTCAGTGTTACTTTGAACAACACGTTTTAATAGATTGTATCTCCTGATCAAATGTTGGTTTCTTGGTGCCATGGCAACATTATTGGCATGCAAActacaaaaacctttttatagGCTCCTTTTCAGTGGTCAGAGATAAATACTTTAGAAACTGGGAATTGATATGTATCTCTTTATGCACACAAACGACCTAAGATGATAAAGAAGGCACtgtttagattttctttttgttttaagtgattacattttaagtcattttcaataaccagtctttttttttttccagatttcatactaacattttaaattttaatcctGAAGAAGCACAATTATTTGGCTAACACAATCTTTGCCTCGCCACATTTCCTGCCCCAACCCAGAGATTGAACATCTGCACACTGCTATTCCCATTACTGTAAAAACTCTACCtgttcagtttcacattttagtcatttgatatTATCAGTACTGGACAATCCAAACAAAACAGGGCTGATTTTCAGCATTCAcatcatatatacagtatttacaatcAGGGTGTTTTATGgagtgataataataattaaaaaaaaaagtcatcgCTTATTCTTAATTTGTTCTGAATATCAATATGAACATGTTACAGACTTTGATTTGCCCCATTAAGCATCCTTTAAAGTGACCTTTCCCTCTTTATCCATTGACACATTTTCATTCCCATGATCCTCCAGTGTCTCTGCAGTTTCTAGGTGTGGCAGAGGATGGTGCGTCACAGCTCAACCTTGTTTGTTCCTTGTCTGACTCACCCCAGCTTCCAGTGCATCAATGCAGTTGCAAATGGTACAATCAGGTTTACAACTGTCTGTCACGACTGACAGACAGTCCCAGCATCCTAAACCTCCTGAATCTTTGCCTTCGGTGCATGTTTATGACCCATCATAAACACTATAGATGACTCAGTCCCAGTGCTGGTGAGCAGCCGTTAAAGCTTTTGCTTGCTTAACATGCGCAGAAATCATGGTCAGTTGCggaaaattttttaaaataaaatttcaacattcatcaaaaaatactttaaagagaaatttgttttattaaaaaaaaaaaaaaaaaaaaaaatacaatcaaaacaTTGTGTATAAAAGACAGCCACATAAGCTTATTCCACCTACAGTGGAATGTTATTGTATTTGTCATCAACTATCTGATGCTTAGAGGCAAGACTAAGAGCCATCTACTATATGAAAATAAGATCCCAAAATGTGAATCATCAGTCTTCTCACACTCAACCAGAATAATTTCAAGATGCCAGTTAATGCTGCTACTTGGAGCACCCTAGGTGcggatttgtgtgttttataaatgaGCAACTTACACCAACCAAATTCTCCAGCCTCCTAAAAAACTAACCTCTAAGGCCTCTGAACGTCAGTGAccacacagaggcagagtggTGAGGAGGTGTGTTTGGAATACAGCACCCAGTGTTGAAATGAGAATTTGAGAGTCAGCTCTTCTGGTTTGTCCTCTAAATGATTTAACCAACCAACAACTGCACAAGCTTTAACGTAAACATTATTGGAGAAACAAAATGGGGGCATCCATTTTGATGTAATTCTACTAGGAGATTTCAAAAATATGAACCGATCAGTCAGGGATCATGATTATAAAACTAGgcagaaaaactaaacacagtGATTCTGAAACCAACTAAACACCTGATTGTATAATATCACGGAAAAAGCCATCATGTGTGCAGTTGATGTACGCAAAGCTAGAAACCCATCAGTCCATAGATGGTTGGAAAcaaggggagaaagaaaatggcacaacacactcacaaaggGCTGATCTGTGGTTGCTACCTttgccaaaagaaaaagttgagaaTGTCAATCAGATTAGACCTTCAGCTTCACCACACACAGGTTCAAAGAGCCTCCAAGTTTTATCCTGTTTTACTTGTTCAAACTTAGGAAAAAAGACTAAATTGAGTGTGCTGGCAcagttcaaaacatttttacacaaaaatcaTGAGGTTTtgtctcatttctctttttctaatATCTATTACTCAGCTGCCACATGGAGTAGATAAAGGTGCAAATACTTCCTTTTAGAAATAGTTAACATAACCCAAGTATaatacaatggaaaaataaatatttgtgtaCAAGTGAGTTGGCCAGGGACCCTTTTTGCCTTTGCACATGCTGGTTGGAGAAGGTGTCGTGGAAGCAACCATGAATGGATGCTTGTCTGATCCATCAGGGAGcacaaaagtacaaatacaaatagaATGCAGTGGCtttttttgagaaagaaaagggaaggagaaaaaaaaaaaaaaaaatcacttaaataaaaaaaaaaaaaaaaaaaaaaaaagcacccaaTTCTAACTAAATAACTGAATTCAACAGCTAAAAAGCAGTCAAAACCAGTAAAAGAAAGCGGGGAGAACATTCAACATTCACAGACCAAGGAGGTCAAAAGGATATTACTATGGTACTGTATTCTACTGACCAAAGTCACTGATTCCCCAGTATTGCTAGTCCCAAAATTTAATTGGTCTTGCCTCCAGCCACAGATAGAACAACATCTGAATGATGTGAGCTCTGAAAACTAAGGCTTATGGTAGTGAAGAGAGACCAAGTACCAAAAACATTGACATCAGTGACCTTGAGTGATATACACGTCTCTCACTGTGGTAGTGAGTGAACTAGTGGCCACTAGAATAGGAGTTCTGCTGAATTACTCGTTgagaaaaatcaaaagacagaaaaataaaatatgagcACCATTTTTTGGCATCACCCCGTCCTTCTTTGGTGACCAGGAGTAAAAGTTGTGGGAGGGATGAAGAGGAGTAGATATAGTGTTTTAGTATTGGACATGAAACGCACAGGACGAGAAGGAGAGGAGCAATTCCGTGTCTTAAAAGCTCCTCCAGCGAGCAGTAAGGCCAAGGTGAGTTAGTCCAGTTGGAGAGGGTCCGTGTTGAACAGTAGCTCTGTCCACCAGGGATGAAAACTCCTTGGCAACATTTCATGAGCACCAGCTATCAGTTTGAGAGTCATAAGCAGTCTCAGGTAAAAAGaaatcatatatatatctatatatatatatatatatatctatatatgtgtatatatatatgtatgtatttatatatatatctatatatatacacacacacacatacacacacacacatatacatatatgtatataaatatatatatatatatatatatatgtatatatatttatattatatatacacacacttgtacaaaaagaaagaaaaaaatccctgaagTATTACTCATGTTTTGTATTGAGGTTTGAAAAAGGCCGACATGTCAGTGACTCCAGCCCATGAGGTGGCTGACACGGGCTTTCTCAGTCATACGGCGTACCCGTCCTGAGCGGGACATGCCCAGGTTGAGGGGGTCTTCTTTCGACCCATGGCCATCATCCTCTGAGTCGTCCCTGTACAGAACTGTCCTGCGGCCCTGGTTGCGTGTGTTGACCCGCCGAGACTTACACTGGTTGCCTCTCGGACTGCTAGCggctactactgctgctgccgctgctgccgccgctgcttTTGCAGCCCCACTCTGCAACTCATCAGAAttgtcctcatcctcctcctcctcctcctcgtcatcatcctcctcctcctcctcatcatcatcctcctcctcctcaggttcCTCCTCCTCGggctcctcctcatcctcctcttctccctcctcctcttcttgtcCCACATCcacctgttgctgctgctcctgctcctcctcctcctcctcttcttcatcctcctcatcttcctcatcctcctcctctattGGCAGCTGCACTCGTGCTCTTTTAGGTCTCTGTGCCACGTCCTCTCCTCCTTTGTGTCTCCTTTTCCCTGAGGCCACAGCCTTACCTTTAGCTGATAAGCGTACTGACAGGCAGGGGGCTTTACTGTAGTCGTGATCTCCCCCTTCCACATACTTCTCTCCCTCAGA containing:
- the LOC120802832 gene encoding uncharacterized protein LOC120802832, with protein sequence MMELQMEKRFHNLTLEQVQALDKVLTEVIPIHGRGNFPTLQVRAKDIIRVVKDRLVERDIQVKDIRLNGATASHVLVRENGLGYRDLDIIFGVELPRQEDFQVIKEVVLGSLRDLLPCGVNRRKITCLTMKEAYVQKMVKVFNEHDRWSLISLSNNRAKTLGLRFVSSLRRQFEFSVDSFQIILDRMLESYWETERKQGGKLPLNAGNLAKRDNEDENKEQEQPSVPRDIEEDNEKDLATAPGRESQCPDEAVSVLEKELPHAKIEHVDGKHESQRVLEPESSNLEQEQEQEEVNGIEDVHSEEDIVFELCEETEEKGQFHSDCPSVSSPKTLFTEVRDPLVTQACLKLQSNDELCESQACQPVSMMHREKSAPQEIVNCEEIAQFKVDSVICKTENTSDPQDSHLEFSFPPPAKKTCSTSQDVVPDYCPSPKLQRKMSRKMISKPEKWSLLTDLSDLTTQLFPPIEIPKPLQPKPPLLDNTQGHCSKVPDSKSENSEDPDALTVPTYSPASTRQDGSGSNETVEQTVKPKHSKKPPDSETQSHTCAVNIATQAEVDEQKPELTDTVPNGSGSSSWARPAGEPTITVEAECMYGDFEQAMDHLRNRLIATHNPEEIRGGGLLKYSDLLVRNFRPASETEIKSLERYMCSRFFIDFPDVSEQQRKIEAYLQCHFIGNEETSKYDYLMTLRRVIDESTVCLMGHERRQTLNMITVLALRVLGEQNAIPNTANVTCFYQPAPYMTEPIYSSFFITQAQPPLVYHPYPLHVHMQTGLV